In the genome of Andrena cerasifolii isolate SP2316 chromosome 5, iyAndCera1_principal, whole genome shotgun sequence, one region contains:
- the Clk gene encoding circadian locomoter output cycles kaput protein Clock isoform X2, translating into MASYSRGRSSRQSDDTMDDDIDDKDDTKRSRNLSEKKRRDQFNMLVNELGSMVSSNTRKMDKSTVLKSTILFLKNHNEIAVRSRVHEIQEDWKPSFLSNEEFTHLILEALDGFIMVFSSSGRIYYVSESVTSLLGYLPNELENTTIYDITYQEDQSALYNVLLNPANTTDRRNIKKEDQISFSCHIKRGGLNIQENPVYELVQFVGYFRSDVDTEVDNLLPNTRFSNTGGMDTKLVFVGTGRLQTPQLIRELSVMDNMRSEFTSRHSLEWKFLFLDHRAPPIIGYLPFEVLGTSGYDYYHVDDLDRVVTCHESLMQKGEGTSCYYRFLTKGQQWIWLQTRFYITYNQWNSKPEFIVCTHYVVSYIDVIKELRKESESFSKELAQDTLMPVKQQQVTTSCSAPMTQWPNKSSKTSKSVASNTRPRHRVDNSDSSSMSTSLRNSPHSQITHVTRSKDTSANSSVASKAQMPQLNNRQQSQQQPQLEVDQTCISFMEQVQYATVNLQPVVSTGFAASTTPIVSTLPTHEMLHQQNIVMTPAQNQIQDELQRKHEELQQLIVHQQEELRRVSEQLLIARYGILSPLLNVGMPYNATNACQQMNRCNSNNSNVQLPTSSSVQGVNVLPLPITVPVPIVPTELFSHPLPISPVPTVSTTTQGNVGPMIQTQQQPHQQLQHQQPPQQQGPTQQNGNPADLVPFQICPHQADMLYNEMEPPASQQQRPPQN; encoded by the exons ATGGCGAGCTACTCACGAGGACGCTCCTCCAGGCAATCCGA TGACACGATGGATGATGACATCGACGATAAGGATGACACGAAACG ATCACGAAATCTAAGCGAAAAGAAGCGTCGAGATCAGTTCAACATGCTTGTGAACGAACTTGGAAGCATGGTCAGCTCGAACACCCGAAAGATGGACAAGTCCACTGTACTAAAATCAACAATATTATTCCTAAAGAACCACAATG AAATAGCTGTTCGATCGAGGGTTCACGAGATTCAGGAAGACTGGAAACCGTCGTTTCTGTCCAACGAGGAATTCACGCATCTCATATTAGAG GCTCTGGACGGTTTTATAATGGTATTTTCTTCAAGCGGGCGGATTTATTACGTGTCCGAAAGCGTTACGTCTCTGCTCGGGTACCTTCCAAACGAGCTGGAGAATACGACCATCTACGATATCACTTATCAGGAGGATCAATCCGCTCTTTACAACGTCCTGCTGAATCCCGCGAACACGACAGATCGACGAAATATCAAGAAAG AGGACCAAATATCTTTCTCGTGTCACATTAAAAGGGGTGGCTTGAACATTCAGGAAAATCCCGTATACGAACTTGTACAATTTGTTGGATATTTTC GTTCCGATGTTGACACAGAGGTGGACAACTTGCTCCCAAACACAAGGTTCAGCAACACCGGTGGGATGGACACAAA GTTGGTTTTCGTGGGCACGGGGCGCCTCCAGACACCACAATTGATTAGGGAACTGTCTGTTATGGACAACATGAGATCAGAGTTCACGTCACGGCACAGTCTTGAGTGGAAATTTCTATTCCTGGACCATCGGGCACCACCCATCATCGGTTACCTGCCCTTCGAAGTGTTGGGCACGTCTGGATACGATTATTATCACGTGGACGACCTGGACCGGGTGGTCACGTGCCATGAGTCAT TGATGCAGAAGGGCGAGGGAACCTCGTGTTACTACAGATTCCTCACGAAAGGCCAACAGTGGATATGGCTTCAAACTCGGTTCTACATCACGTACAATCAGTGGAATTCGAAGCCCGAATTCATCGTGTGCACGCATTACGTGGTTAGCTACATCGACGTGATAAAAGAATTGCGCAAGGAGTCGGAGAGCTTCAGCAAGGAACTGGCTCAGGACACTCTGATGCCAGTGAAGCAACAGCAG GTGACCACGTCCTGCTCAGCCCCAATGACGCAGTGGCCGAATAAATCATCGAAAACGTCAAAGTCAGTAGCATCCAACACTCGACCAAGGCATAGAGTCGATAATTCGGACAGTTCCTCGATGTCGACCTCTCTGAGGAACTCTCCGCATTCGCAAATAACGCACGTCACGCGATCGAAGGACACATCCGCAAACAGCTCAGTCGCGTCGAAGGCCCAGATGCCCCAATTGAACAACAGGCAACAGTCGCAGCAACAACCTCAGCTGGAGGTTGATCAGACTTGCATTAGCTTCATGGAACAAGTGCAATATGCCACGGTTAATTTGCAGCCTGTTGTTAGTACAGGTTTTGCAGCTTCTACTACGCCGATCGTCTCGACTTTGCCTACGCACGAG ATGTTGCATCAACAAAACATAGTGATGACACCGGCGCAGAATCAAATTCAAGACGAGCTGCAGCGTAAGCACGAGGAACTGCAGCAGCTGATAGTGCATCAGCAAGAAGAGCTGAGAAGAGTATCTGAGCAGCTGCTTATCGCAAGATACGGCATTTTATCACCGTTGCTCAAT GTGGGCATGCCATACAATGCAACGAACGCTTGCCAACAAATGAATCGATGCAACAGTAACAATTCGAACGTGCAGCTGCCAACGTCCAGTAGCGTGCAAGGTGTGAACGTTCTTCCTTTACCAATTACCGTTCCAGTGCCCATAGTGCCCACGGAATTGTTCTCCCATCCATTGCCAATCAGTCCAGTGCCAACGGTCTCTACCACGACGCAAGGTAACGTAGGTCCCATGATACAAACGCAACAGCAGCCTCATCAGCAACTGCAGCATCAGCAGCCGCCGCAGCAGCAGGGACCAACGCAGCAAAATGGCAACCCTGCAGACCTCGTGCCGTTCCAAATCTGCCCCCATCAAGCTGACATGCTGTACAACGAGATGGAGCCACCCGCGAGTCAGCAACAGAGACCACCTCAAAATTGA
- the Clk gene encoding circadian locomoter output cycles kaput protein Clock isoform X1, which yields MASYSRGRSSRQSDDTMDDDIDDKDDTKRRSRNLSEKKRRDQFNMLVNELGSMVSSNTRKMDKSTVLKSTILFLKNHNEIAVRSRVHEIQEDWKPSFLSNEEFTHLILEALDGFIMVFSSSGRIYYVSESVTSLLGYLPNELENTTIYDITYQEDQSALYNVLLNPANTTDRRNIKKEDQISFSCHIKRGGLNIQENPVYELVQFVGYFRSDVDTEVDNLLPNTRFSNTGGMDTKLVFVGTGRLQTPQLIRELSVMDNMRSEFTSRHSLEWKFLFLDHRAPPIIGYLPFEVLGTSGYDYYHVDDLDRVVTCHESLMQKGEGTSCYYRFLTKGQQWIWLQTRFYITYNQWNSKPEFIVCTHYVVSYIDVIKELRKESESFSKELAQDTLMPVKQQQVTTSCSAPMTQWPNKSSKTSKSVASNTRPRHRVDNSDSSSMSTSLRNSPHSQITHVTRSKDTSANSSVASKAQMPQLNNRQQSQQQPQLEVDQTCISFMEQVQYATVNLQPVVSTGFAASTTPIVSTLPTHEMLHQQNIVMTPAQNQIQDELQRKHEELQQLIVHQQEELRRVSEQLLIARYGILSPLLNVGMPYNATNACQQMNRCNSNNSNVQLPTSSSVQGVNVLPLPITVPVPIVPTELFSHPLPISPVPTVSTTTQGNVGPMIQTQQQPHQQLQHQQPPQQQGPTQQNGNPADLVPFQICPHQADMLYNEMEPPASQQQRPPQN from the exons ATGGCGAGCTACTCACGAGGACGCTCCTCCAGGCAATCCGA TGACACGATGGATGATGACATCGACGATAAGGATGACACGAAACG GAGATCACGAAATCTAAGCGAAAAGAAGCGTCGAGATCAGTTCAACATGCTTGTGAACGAACTTGGAAGCATGGTCAGCTCGAACACCCGAAAGATGGACAAGTCCACTGTACTAAAATCAACAATATTATTCCTAAAGAACCACAATG AAATAGCTGTTCGATCGAGGGTTCACGAGATTCAGGAAGACTGGAAACCGTCGTTTCTGTCCAACGAGGAATTCACGCATCTCATATTAGAG GCTCTGGACGGTTTTATAATGGTATTTTCTTCAAGCGGGCGGATTTATTACGTGTCCGAAAGCGTTACGTCTCTGCTCGGGTACCTTCCAAACGAGCTGGAGAATACGACCATCTACGATATCACTTATCAGGAGGATCAATCCGCTCTTTACAACGTCCTGCTGAATCCCGCGAACACGACAGATCGACGAAATATCAAGAAAG AGGACCAAATATCTTTCTCGTGTCACATTAAAAGGGGTGGCTTGAACATTCAGGAAAATCCCGTATACGAACTTGTACAATTTGTTGGATATTTTC GTTCCGATGTTGACACAGAGGTGGACAACTTGCTCCCAAACACAAGGTTCAGCAACACCGGTGGGATGGACACAAA GTTGGTTTTCGTGGGCACGGGGCGCCTCCAGACACCACAATTGATTAGGGAACTGTCTGTTATGGACAACATGAGATCAGAGTTCACGTCACGGCACAGTCTTGAGTGGAAATTTCTATTCCTGGACCATCGGGCACCACCCATCATCGGTTACCTGCCCTTCGAAGTGTTGGGCACGTCTGGATACGATTATTATCACGTGGACGACCTGGACCGGGTGGTCACGTGCCATGAGTCAT TGATGCAGAAGGGCGAGGGAACCTCGTGTTACTACAGATTCCTCACGAAAGGCCAACAGTGGATATGGCTTCAAACTCGGTTCTACATCACGTACAATCAGTGGAATTCGAAGCCCGAATTCATCGTGTGCACGCATTACGTGGTTAGCTACATCGACGTGATAAAAGAATTGCGCAAGGAGTCGGAGAGCTTCAGCAAGGAACTGGCTCAGGACACTCTGATGCCAGTGAAGCAACAGCAG GTGACCACGTCCTGCTCAGCCCCAATGACGCAGTGGCCGAATAAATCATCGAAAACGTCAAAGTCAGTAGCATCCAACACTCGACCAAGGCATAGAGTCGATAATTCGGACAGTTCCTCGATGTCGACCTCTCTGAGGAACTCTCCGCATTCGCAAATAACGCACGTCACGCGATCGAAGGACACATCCGCAAACAGCTCAGTCGCGTCGAAGGCCCAGATGCCCCAATTGAACAACAGGCAACAGTCGCAGCAACAACCTCAGCTGGAGGTTGATCAGACTTGCATTAGCTTCATGGAACAAGTGCAATATGCCACGGTTAATTTGCAGCCTGTTGTTAGTACAGGTTTTGCAGCTTCTACTACGCCGATCGTCTCGACTTTGCCTACGCACGAG ATGTTGCATCAACAAAACATAGTGATGACACCGGCGCAGAATCAAATTCAAGACGAGCTGCAGCGTAAGCACGAGGAACTGCAGCAGCTGATAGTGCATCAGCAAGAAGAGCTGAGAAGAGTATCTGAGCAGCTGCTTATCGCAAGATACGGCATTTTATCACCGTTGCTCAAT GTGGGCATGCCATACAATGCAACGAACGCTTGCCAACAAATGAATCGATGCAACAGTAACAATTCGAACGTGCAGCTGCCAACGTCCAGTAGCGTGCAAGGTGTGAACGTTCTTCCTTTACCAATTACCGTTCCAGTGCCCATAGTGCCCACGGAATTGTTCTCCCATCCATTGCCAATCAGTCCAGTGCCAACGGTCTCTACCACGACGCAAGGTAACGTAGGTCCCATGATACAAACGCAACAGCAGCCTCATCAGCAACTGCAGCATCAGCAGCCGCCGCAGCAGCAGGGACCAACGCAGCAAAATGGCAACCCTGCAGACCTCGTGCCGTTCCAAATCTGCCCCCATCAAGCTGACATGCTGTACAACGAGATGGAGCCACCCGCGAGTCAGCAACAGAGACCACCTCAAAATTGA
- the Clk gene encoding circadian locomoter output cycles kaput protein Clock isoform X3 has protein sequence MDDDIDDKDDTKRSRNLSEKKRRDQFNMLVNELGSMVSSNTRKMDKSTVLKSTILFLKNHNEIAVRSRVHEIQEDWKPSFLSNEEFTHLILEALDGFIMVFSSSGRIYYVSESVTSLLGYLPNELENTTIYDITYQEDQSALYNVLLNPANTTDRRNIKKEDQISFSCHIKRGGLNIQENPVYELVQFVGYFRSDVDTEVDNLLPNTRFSNTGGMDTKLVFVGTGRLQTPQLIRELSVMDNMRSEFTSRHSLEWKFLFLDHRAPPIIGYLPFEVLGTSGYDYYHVDDLDRVVTCHESLMQKGEGTSCYYRFLTKGQQWIWLQTRFYITYNQWNSKPEFIVCTHYVVSYIDVIKELRKESESFSKELAQDTLMPVKQQQVTTSCSAPMTQWPNKSSKTSKSVASNTRPRHRVDNSDSSSMSTSLRNSPHSQITHVTRSKDTSANSSVASKAQMPQLNNRQQSQQQPQLEVDQTCISFMEQVQYATVNLQPVVSTGFAASTTPIVSTLPTHEMLHQQNIVMTPAQNQIQDELQRKHEELQQLIVHQQEELRRVSEQLLIARYGILSPLLNVGMPYNATNACQQMNRCNSNNSNVQLPTSSSVQGVNVLPLPITVPVPIVPTELFSHPLPISPVPTVSTTTQGNVGPMIQTQQQPHQQLQHQQPPQQQGPTQQNGNPADLVPFQICPHQADMLYNEMEPPASQQQRPPQN, from the exons ATGGATGATGACATCGACGATAAGGATGACACGAAACG ATCACGAAATCTAAGCGAAAAGAAGCGTCGAGATCAGTTCAACATGCTTGTGAACGAACTTGGAAGCATGGTCAGCTCGAACACCCGAAAGATGGACAAGTCCACTGTACTAAAATCAACAATATTATTCCTAAAGAACCACAATG AAATAGCTGTTCGATCGAGGGTTCACGAGATTCAGGAAGACTGGAAACCGTCGTTTCTGTCCAACGAGGAATTCACGCATCTCATATTAGAG GCTCTGGACGGTTTTATAATGGTATTTTCTTCAAGCGGGCGGATTTATTACGTGTCCGAAAGCGTTACGTCTCTGCTCGGGTACCTTCCAAACGAGCTGGAGAATACGACCATCTACGATATCACTTATCAGGAGGATCAATCCGCTCTTTACAACGTCCTGCTGAATCCCGCGAACACGACAGATCGACGAAATATCAAGAAAG AGGACCAAATATCTTTCTCGTGTCACATTAAAAGGGGTGGCTTGAACATTCAGGAAAATCCCGTATACGAACTTGTACAATTTGTTGGATATTTTC GTTCCGATGTTGACACAGAGGTGGACAACTTGCTCCCAAACACAAGGTTCAGCAACACCGGTGGGATGGACACAAA GTTGGTTTTCGTGGGCACGGGGCGCCTCCAGACACCACAATTGATTAGGGAACTGTCTGTTATGGACAACATGAGATCAGAGTTCACGTCACGGCACAGTCTTGAGTGGAAATTTCTATTCCTGGACCATCGGGCACCACCCATCATCGGTTACCTGCCCTTCGAAGTGTTGGGCACGTCTGGATACGATTATTATCACGTGGACGACCTGGACCGGGTGGTCACGTGCCATGAGTCAT TGATGCAGAAGGGCGAGGGAACCTCGTGTTACTACAGATTCCTCACGAAAGGCCAACAGTGGATATGGCTTCAAACTCGGTTCTACATCACGTACAATCAGTGGAATTCGAAGCCCGAATTCATCGTGTGCACGCATTACGTGGTTAGCTACATCGACGTGATAAAAGAATTGCGCAAGGAGTCGGAGAGCTTCAGCAAGGAACTGGCTCAGGACACTCTGATGCCAGTGAAGCAACAGCAG GTGACCACGTCCTGCTCAGCCCCAATGACGCAGTGGCCGAATAAATCATCGAAAACGTCAAAGTCAGTAGCATCCAACACTCGACCAAGGCATAGAGTCGATAATTCGGACAGTTCCTCGATGTCGACCTCTCTGAGGAACTCTCCGCATTCGCAAATAACGCACGTCACGCGATCGAAGGACACATCCGCAAACAGCTCAGTCGCGTCGAAGGCCCAGATGCCCCAATTGAACAACAGGCAACAGTCGCAGCAACAACCTCAGCTGGAGGTTGATCAGACTTGCATTAGCTTCATGGAACAAGTGCAATATGCCACGGTTAATTTGCAGCCTGTTGTTAGTACAGGTTTTGCAGCTTCTACTACGCCGATCGTCTCGACTTTGCCTACGCACGAG ATGTTGCATCAACAAAACATAGTGATGACACCGGCGCAGAATCAAATTCAAGACGAGCTGCAGCGTAAGCACGAGGAACTGCAGCAGCTGATAGTGCATCAGCAAGAAGAGCTGAGAAGAGTATCTGAGCAGCTGCTTATCGCAAGATACGGCATTTTATCACCGTTGCTCAAT GTGGGCATGCCATACAATGCAACGAACGCTTGCCAACAAATGAATCGATGCAACAGTAACAATTCGAACGTGCAGCTGCCAACGTCCAGTAGCGTGCAAGGTGTGAACGTTCTTCCTTTACCAATTACCGTTCCAGTGCCCATAGTGCCCACGGAATTGTTCTCCCATCCATTGCCAATCAGTCCAGTGCCAACGGTCTCTACCACGACGCAAGGTAACGTAGGTCCCATGATACAAACGCAACAGCAGCCTCATCAGCAACTGCAGCATCAGCAGCCGCCGCAGCAGCAGGGACCAACGCAGCAAAATGGCAACCCTGCAGACCTCGTGCCGTTCCAAATCTGCCCCCATCAAGCTGACATGCTGTACAACGAGATGGAGCCACCCGCGAGTCAGCAACAGAGACCACCTCAAAATTGA